DNA from Thiomicrorhabdus sp. Kp2:
GTCATGCGCAGGAAAAACTTGTGTATCTTCAGGCAAGTTAAATAATTTTTCAGTCAATGAGTGGTACATATCTTCATTGCTTCCCAATTGAAAGTCAGTACGACCACAATCACGCACCAATAAAGTATCACCAGTAAAAGCAGCACCCTCAATTAAGTAGGTGCTGTCATTATTGGTATGACCAGGTGTATACAAAACTTTAATCTCTTGTTCACCGAGTTTGAAAACATCACCATCTTCAGAAAGAATGTCGGCACACTCTGAGCCAGAGTTTTTGTGTACCACAATTTTACCTTGGGTACGTTTACGAATTGGGCCAGCCCCTGTTATGTGGTCGGCATGAATATGCGTTTCTAGAAGATATTTTACATTTAAGCCAAGCTCTTCAATATGTTGCATGTCTCTATCAACTTGTTCTAGAACGGAATCAATCACAGCGGCTTCTTTGGTTGCTTCATCCCACAATAAATAGGTATAAGTCCATGTGTCGTAATCAAATAATTGGCGAATTTTCATGATGCAAATCCTTTTGTTGGTTGAATGAAAGCAAACGGTATTGATAAATGTATTTGCTATAATACAGGTTTTCAAAATGCCTTTATAGTCACAGAAGTGCGTAAAGAATATAAAGTGTATATAAAATATTAATTCGGTTATTATCTATAGTTATGACTAGCTCGTCAACCTCCAATATTTCTGCTCAAAACCTCAAGCGTGCCATTGCTCGTTGCATGATTAAAGACCGTTACCTTTTGCTAAAAGGGTTAGAAAAATCGGTTTTTCGCAATCTTACTGAACAAGAATTGCTCAATAACCAGGCCTGGTTAACTTGGAATGAAAAACTCCAAAATTCCTTATTAAAGGCTGAATCTCGTCAGAAAATGGCGCCAACTATTGAATACGATGATGCCTTGCCTGTTGCCAGTAAAAAAGATGAACTGGTTGATCTGATTAAAAATAATCAGGTGGTAGTCATTGCTGGGGAAACGGGTTCGGGTAAAACCACTCAAATTCCTAAAATCTGTTTAGAGGCGGGTTTAGGTGTGCACGGTAAAATTGGTTGTACCCAGCCTAGACGTTTAGCCGCTCGAAGTGTGGCGGAGCGTATCTCTGAAGAGCTTGGTTCATCGCTTGGACAGCTTGTTGGTTATCAGGTGCGCTTTTTAGACCAGGTGCATGAAACCAGTTTAATTAAAGTGATGACAGACGGTATTTTATTGGCCGAAGTGCAAAACGACCGTTATTTAAGTCAGTATGAAGCGATTATTATTGATGAGGCGCATGAGCGTAGTATCAATATTGATTTTTTACTGGGTATTTTGAAACAGCTTTTACCTAAGCGCCCAGATTTAAAAGTCATTATTACCTCGGCTACCATCGATACTCAACGTTTTGCAGGGCACTTTACCATTAACGGGCAGCGCCCACCTGTGGTGGAGGTGTCGGGCAGAACTTACCCTGTTGAACTGCGTTACCGACCTTTATCGGTCTATACCGATGATGCAGGCAATGAAATTGAACAAGATATGGTTACG
Protein-coding regions in this window:
- a CDS encoding MBL fold metallo-hydrolase; amino-acid sequence: MKIRQLFDYDTWTYTYLLWDEATKEAAVIDSVLEQVDRDMQHIEELGLNVKYLLETHIHADHITGAGPIRKRTQGKIVVHKNSGSECADILSEDGDVFKLGEQEIKVLYTPGHTNNDSTYLIEGAAFTGDTLLVRDCGRTDFQLGSNEDMYHSLTEKLFNLPEDTQVFPAHDYKGFTQSTIGEEKQYNSRVGNNKPFQDFSTIMDNLNLPNPKRIDISVPGNLKCGNLDN